A genomic window from Pseudomonas cavernicola includes:
- a CDS encoding multidrug efflux RND transporter permease subunit: MNLSTPFIRRPVATTLLTLALLLAGWLSFSLLPVAPLPQVDFPTIMVNAAMPGASPETMASSVATPLERALGRISGISDMTSTSSLGTTTIIIQFELEKNIEGAAREVQAAINAASSLLPSGMPSNPTYRKANPSDMPVMVLTLTSDSYTRGEMYDMASTLVSPRLSQVKGVGQVSIGGSSLPAVRVDLNPDALNQFGISLDSVRTAVANTNSNGPKGAIESDERQWQVDANDQLRKASDYLPVIVHYSAETGAAVRLGDIAQVSNAVEDVRNAGFSGKNPAVLLIVTRQPGANIIEATDAIHALLPDLQELIGPQVKLKVMDDRSPSIRASLDEAEITLLISVVLVILVVYLFLRSPRATLIPALAVPVSLVGTFAVMYLCDFSLNNLSLMALIVATGFVVDDAIVVVENIARRIEEGESPLEASIHGAREVGFTVLSMTLSLVAVFIPILLMGGIMGRLFREFSVTLSAAILVSLVVSLTLTPMLCARLLKSHQKPGGQVESRKESRLFQGVMRRYQGSLEWALSHSRLMLVIMAGCIALNIYLFAVVPKGFLPEQDSGRLRGFAVADQSISFQALQQKMDAFRSILGEDPAVANVVGFVGGGRWQSSNTGSFFVTLKPIGERDPVNTVLARLRVKLAKIPGAALYLNAGQDVRLGGRDSNASNQFTLRSDDLKLLREWAPKVEAAMRAVPQVVDLNSDSQDKGVQSLLVIDRDRAASLGVDMALVDEVLNNSFGQRQIANIYNPLNQYHVVMEVGAQYQQSPEILRQVYVIGSAGQRVPLAEFSHFEPSTAPLSVNHQGQFAAITLSFNLAPKALIGPTRDAIMAALVPLQLPLDIQASFEGNAGAVQQTQNNMPWLIVLALVSVYIVLGILYESYVHPLTILSTLPSAGVGALLALIICRSELTLIALIGIILLIGIVKKNAILMIDFALEAERRLGLSPREAILEACVKRFRPIMMTTLAALLGALPLIFGVGGDAGLRRPLGITIVGGLIASQLLTLYTTPVVYLYLDRLRHWVNRRRGVRTDASLENPL; encoded by the coding sequence ATGAACCTCTCGACGCCGTTTATCCGTCGCCCGGTCGCGACCACACTGCTGACCCTGGCGTTGCTGCTGGCCGGCTGGTTGTCGTTCAGCCTGTTGCCGGTGGCGCCGCTGCCGCAGGTGGATTTCCCGACCATCATGGTCAACGCTGCGATGCCTGGGGCCAGTCCGGAGACCATGGCCTCTTCGGTGGCGACGCCGCTGGAGCGCGCGCTGGGGCGGATCTCCGGCATTAGCGATATGACCTCGACCAGCTCGCTGGGCACGACCACGATCATCATTCAGTTCGAGTTGGAAAAGAACATCGAGGGCGCGGCGCGGGAAGTTCAGGCGGCGATCAACGCGGCCAGTAGCCTGTTGCCCAGCGGCATGCCGAGCAATCCGACCTATCGCAAGGCCAACCCCTCGGACATGCCGGTGATGGTGCTGACGCTGACGTCGGACAGCTACACCCGTGGTGAAATGTACGACATGGCCTCGACCCTGGTATCGCCACGGCTGTCTCAGGTGAAGGGCGTCGGCCAGGTCAGCATCGGTGGTAGCTCCTTGCCGGCCGTGCGCGTGGACCTTAACCCGGATGCCTTGAACCAGTTCGGCATCTCCCTCGATAGCGTGCGCACGGCCGTCGCCAATACCAACTCGAATGGCCCCAAGGGCGCGATCGAGAGCGATGAGCGACAGTGGCAGGTGGACGCCAACGACCAACTGCGCAAAGCCAGCGACTACTTGCCGGTGATCGTGCATTACAGCGCCGAAACGGGCGCTGCTGTGCGCCTGGGGGATATTGCCCAAGTCAGCAATGCGGTGGAGGACGTGCGCAACGCCGGCTTTTCCGGGAAGAACCCGGCGGTGTTGCTGATCGTCACCCGCCAGCCGGGTGCCAACATCATCGAGGCCACCGACGCCATCCACGCGCTGCTGCCGGATTTACAGGAGTTGATCGGGCCGCAGGTCAAACTCAAGGTGATGGACGACCGCAGCCCGAGCATCCGCGCCTCGCTGGATGAGGCGGAGATCACCTTGCTGATCTCCGTCGTGCTGGTGATTCTGGTGGTCTACCTGTTTTTGCGCAGCCCGCGCGCCACGCTGATCCCGGCGTTGGCGGTGCCGGTGTCGCTGGTCGGCACCTTCGCGGTGATGTATCTCTGCGACTTCTCGCTGAACAACCTGTCGCTGATGGCGCTGATCGTCGCCACCGGCTTTGTGGTCGACGATGCCATCGTGGTCGTAGAGAACATCGCCAGACGGATCGAGGAGGGCGAGTCGCCGCTCGAAGCTTCGATCCATGGCGCACGCGAGGTCGGCTTCACGGTGCTGTCGATGACCCTGTCGCTGGTGGCGGTGTTTATTCCGATCCTGCTGATGGGCGGGATCATGGGCCGCTTGTTCCGCGAGTTTTCGGTGACGCTGTCGGCGGCGATCCTGGTGTCGCTGGTGGTTTCCTTGACGTTGACGCCGATGCTCTGCGCACGCCTGCTGAAATCGCACCAAAAGCCAGGGGGGCAGGTTGAGTCGCGCAAGGAAAGCCGCTTGTTCCAGGGTGTCATGCGGCGGTATCAGGGCAGCCTGGAGTGGGCGCTCAGCCATTCACGGCTGATGCTGGTCATCATGGCCGGTTGTATCGCACTGAATATCTACTTGTTCGCCGTGGTGCCCAAAGGCTTCCTGCCCGAACAGGATTCTGGTCGGCTACGCGGTTTCGCGGTCGCCGACCAGAGCATTTCCTTCCAGGCATTACAGCAGAAGATGGACGCTTTTCGCAGCATCCTAGGCGAAGATCCGGCGGTAGCGAACGTTGTAGGCTTTGTCGGCGGTGGGCGCTGGCAATCGAGCAACACCGGTTCATTCTTCGTCACCTTGAAACCCATCGGTGAGCGTGACCCGGTCAATACCGTGTTGGCGCGCCTGCGCGTGAAACTGGCGAAAATACCGGGCGCGGCGCTGTACCTCAACGCCGGCCAGGATGTCCGCCTGGGTGGCCGCGATAGCAACGCCAGCAACCAGTTCACCCTGCGCAGCGATGACCTGAAACTACTGCGTGAATGGGCGCCGAAAGTCGAGGCCGCGATGCGCGCTGTGCCCCAGGTGGTGGACTTGAACAGCGACTCCCAGGACAAGGGCGTGCAAAGCCTGCTGGTGATCGACCGTGACCGTGCCGCCAGCCTCGGCGTGGACATGGCACTGGTGGATGAGGTGCTGAACAACTCCTTCGGCCAGCGGCAGATTGCCAACATCTACAACCCGCTGAACCAGTACCACGTGGTGATGGAAGTCGGCGCGCAGTACCAGCAGAGCCCGGAAATCCTCCGCCAGGTGTACGTCATCGGCAGTGCCGGGCAGCGCGTGCCGCTGGCCGAGTTCAGCCACTTCGAGCCGAGCACCGCACCGCTGTCGGTCAACCACCAGGGGCAGTTCGCCGCCATTACGTTGTCGTTCAACCTGGCGCCGAAAGCGCTGATCGGCCCAACGCGGGACGCGATCATGGCGGCGCTGGTGCCCTTGCAGCTGCCGCTGGATATCCAGGCCAGCTTCGAAGGTAACGCCGGTGCCGTGCAGCAGACGCAAAACAACATGCCCTGGCTGATTGTGCTGGCCTTGGTCTCGGTGTACATCGTGCTCGGCATTCTCTATGAGAGTTACGTGCACCCACTGACCATCCTCTCAACACTGCCGTCGGCAGGAGTCGGCGCGCTGCTGGCCTTGATCATCTGCCGCAGCGAACTGACGCTGATCGCCCTGATTGGCATCATCCTGCTGATCGGTATCGTCAAGAAGAACGCCATCCTGATGATCGACTTCGCCCTGGAGGCCGAGCGCCGCCTGGGCCTGAGCCCGCGCGAGGCGATTCTCGAAGCCTGCGTCAAACGCTTTCGGCCGATCATGATGACTACCTTGGCGGCACTGTTGGGCGCGCTGCCGCTGATTTTCGGAGTCGGTGGCGATGCCGGGCTGCGCCGCCCCCTGGGCATCACCATCGTCGGCGGGTTGATCGCCAGCCAGCTGCTCACGCTGTACACCACACCTGTGGTCTACCTGTACCTAGATCGTCTGCGCCACTGGGTTAATCGCCGTCGTGGCGTGCGGACGGACGCCTCGTTGGAGAATCCGTTATGA
- a CDS encoding MdtB/MuxB family multidrug efflux RND transporter permease subunit — protein MNPSRPFILRPVATTLLMVAILLAGIIAYRFLPISALPEVDYPTIQVVTLYPGASPEIMTSSVTAPLENQLGQIPGLNEMSSSSSGGASVITLQFTLESDLDVVEQGVQAAINTAQNLLPNDLPYQPSYSKVNPADAPILTLAVTSTNLTLPQVQDLVDTRLAQKISQISGVGLVSISGGQRPAVRIRANPIALAAAGLSLDDLRSTVSNNNLNGPKGSFDGPTRASTLDANDQLKSASAYRELVVAYKSGAPLRMRDVASVEDDAENVRLAAWANTTPAVVLNIQRQPGANVIEVVDRIKAMLPQLQASLPGSLEVKVLTDRTTTIRASVADVQFELVLAVCLVVMVTFLFLRNFSATLIPSLAVPLSLIGTFGVMYLAGFSVNNLSLMALTIATGFVVDDAIVMVENITRYLEQGDGPLEAALKGSKQIGFTIISLTFSLIAVLIPLLFMGDVAGRLFREFAITLAVAILISGIVSLTLTPMLCAKLLRHIPEQKQGSFARAAGRVIEGMIERYGRALKIVLRHQPLTLMVAIGTLVLTGLLYAFMPKGFFPVQDTGVIQGIAEAPQSISFQAMAARQQDLSKVLLDDPAVESLSSFIGVDGSNATLNTGRMLINLKPHGQRDVSATEVIRRLQPKLDAVDGIRLYLQPVQDLTIEDRVARTQYQFTLQDSNPEVLAKWVPLLVERLQQLPELADVASDWQDKGLQAFVNIDRDSASRLGVSLADVDSALYNAFGQRLISTIFTQATQYRVVLEVAPQFQLGPQALENLYVSGTDGQQVRLSALASIEERHTLLAINHIAQFPAATISFNLAPNVALSEAVQAIRALEQQMDLPVGLQTSFRGAAQAFEASLSSTLLLILAAVVTMYIVLGILYESFIHPVTILSTLPSAGVGALLALMLAGEEIGIVAIIGIILLIGIVKKNAIMMIDFALDAERNQGMSPADAIYQASLLRFRPILMTTLAALLAALPLMFAAGAGAELRRPLGIAMVGGLLLSQVLTLFTTPVIYLAFDRLARRFGQRGAVEAHA, from the coding sequence ATGAATCCGTCGCGCCCGTTCATCCTGCGGCCGGTCGCGACCACCTTGTTGATGGTCGCGATCCTGCTGGCGGGGATCATTGCATACCGCTTTTTGCCGATTTCAGCTTTGCCGGAAGTGGATTATCCGACGATCCAGGTGGTCACCCTGTATCCCGGCGCCAGCCCGGAGATCATGACGTCCTCGGTGACCGCACCGCTTGAAAACCAACTCGGGCAGATCCCCGGCCTGAACGAGATGTCGTCCAGCAGCTCTGGCGGAGCCTCGGTGATCACCCTGCAATTCACCCTGGAAAGCGACCTGGATGTGGTCGAGCAGGGGGTCCAGGCGGCAATCAACACCGCGCAGAACCTGCTGCCCAACGACCTGCCGTACCAGCCCTCGTACAGCAAGGTGAACCCGGCCGATGCGCCAATCCTGACGCTGGCGGTGACCTCGACAAATCTGACGTTGCCGCAGGTACAGGATCTGGTGGACACCCGCTTGGCGCAAAAAATCTCGCAGATTTCCGGCGTCGGCTTGGTCAGCATCAGCGGTGGGCAGCGCCCGGCGGTACGCATTCGCGCCAATCCGATCGCCCTGGCTGCCGCCGGGTTGAGCCTGGATGACCTGCGCAGCACGGTGTCGAACAACAACCTCAACGGCCCGAAAGGCAGTTTCGACGGCCCGACCCGGGCTTCGACCCTGGATGCCAACGACCAGCTCAAATCCGCCTCGGCTTATCGAGAACTGGTGGTGGCGTACAAGAGCGGCGCGCCGCTGCGCATGCGGGATGTTGCCAGTGTCGAGGACGATGCAGAAAATGTCCGCCTCGCTGCCTGGGCCAACACGACGCCAGCGGTGGTGCTGAACATCCAACGTCAGCCGGGCGCCAATGTCATCGAGGTGGTCGACCGCATCAAGGCCATGCTGCCGCAGCTGCAAGCCAGCCTGCCGGGTAGCCTTGAAGTAAAGGTGCTGACTGACCGCACCACGACCATCCGAGCGTCGGTCGCCGATGTGCAGTTCGAGTTGGTGCTGGCCGTCTGCCTGGTGGTGATGGTGACCTTCCTGTTTCTGCGCAATTTCTCCGCCACGTTGATTCCCAGCTTGGCGGTGCCGCTGTCGCTGATCGGCACCTTCGGGGTGATGTACCTGGCCGGTTTCTCGGTCAACAACCTGTCGCTGATGGCGCTGACCATCGCCACCGGCTTCGTGGTCGACGACGCCATCGTCATGGTGGAGAACATCACCCGTTATCTGGAACAAGGTGACGGCCCGCTGGAGGCCGCGTTGAAGGGCTCGAAGCAGATCGGCTTTACCATCATCTCGCTGACCTTTTCCTTGATCGCCGTGCTGATTCCGCTGCTGTTCATGGGTGACGTCGCGGGGCGGCTGTTCCGCGAATTCGCCATCACCCTGGCGGTGGCGATCCTGATTTCCGGCATCGTCTCGCTGACCTTGACGCCGATGCTCTGCGCCAAGCTGCTGCGTCACATCCCCGAGCAAAAGCAAGGGAGTTTCGCCCGTGCGGCCGGCCGCGTCATCGAAGGCATGATCGAGCGTTACGGCCGCGCCTTGAAGATTGTTCTGCGCCATCAACCGCTGACCCTGATGGTCGCCATCGGCACCCTGGTGCTGACCGGGCTGCTCTACGCCTTTATGCCCAAGGGTTTCTTCCCGGTGCAGGACACCGGGGTGATCCAGGGCATTGCCGAGGCGCCACAGTCGATCTCCTTCCAGGCCATGGCGGCGCGGCAGCAGGATCTGTCCAAGGTACTGTTGGATGACCCGGCGGTGGAAAGCCTGTCTTCCTTTATCGGTGTGGATGGCAGCAACGCCACGCTGAACACCGGCCGCATGCTGATCAACCTCAAACCCCACGGCCAGCGCGATGTCAGCGCCACGGAGGTGATCCGCCGGCTGCAACCCAAACTCGATGCTGTCGACGGTATTCGCCTGTACCTGCAACCGGTGCAGGACCTGACCATCGAGGATCGGGTTGCGCGAACCCAGTACCAGTTCACCCTGCAGGACTCCAACCCCGAGGTGCTGGCCAAGTGGGTGCCGCTTCTGGTCGAGCGGCTGCAACAGTTGCCGGAACTCGCCGATGTTGCCAGTGACTGGCAGGACAAAGGCTTGCAGGCCTTCGTCAACATCGATCGCGATAGCGCGTCACGTCTCGGCGTGTCCCTGGCCGATGTCGATAGCGCGCTGTACAACGCCTTCGGCCAGCGGCTGATTTCCACCATCTTCACTCAGGCCACCCAGTACCGCGTGGTGCTGGAAGTGGCGCCGCAGTTCCAACTCGGCCCGCAGGCGCTGGAGAACCTCTACGTCAGCGGCACCGATGGCCAGCAGGTGCGGCTCTCGGCATTGGCGAGCATCGAGGAACGGCACACCTTGCTGGCGATCAACCATATCGCCCAGTTTCCGGCGGCGACCATCTCCTTCAACCTCGCGCCAAACGTTGCGTTGAGCGAGGCGGTGCAGGCGATTCGCGCATTGGAGCAGCAGATGGACCTGCCGGTCGGCTTGCAGACCAGTTTCCGTGGTGCGGCGCAGGCATTCGAGGCGTCGCTGTCGAGCACGCTGCTGCTGATCCTGGCGGCGGTGGTGACCATGTACATCGTGCTGGGGATTCTCTACGAGAGCTTCATCCACCCGGTGACCATCCTTTCCACGCTGCCCTCGGCCGGGGTCGGTGCGCTGCTGGCGTTGATGCTGGCGGGGGAGGAGATCGGCATCGTGGCGATCATCGGCATCATCCTGCTGATCGGCATCGTCAAGAAGAACGCGATCATGATGATCGACTTCGCCCTCGACGCAGAGCGCAACCAGGGCATGAGCCCGGCGGATGCGATCTATCAGGCCAGCCTGCTGCGCTTCCGGCCGATTCTGATGACCACCCTGGCCGCGCTGCTCGCCGCGCTGCCACTGATGTTCGCCGCCGGTGCCGGCGCCGAATTACGGCGGCCGCTAGGGATCGCCATGGTCGGCGGCCTGCTGCTCAGCCAGGTGCTGACGCTGTTCACCACGCCGGTGATCTACCTGGCCTTCGACCGCCTGGCGCGGCGCTTCGGCCAGCGCGGCGCGGTAGAGGCGCACGCATGA
- a CDS encoding MdtA/MuxA family multidrug efflux RND transporter periplasmic adaptor subunit has translation MSSHTGKAFTFSTLRPWLITAAAFAGVVLLVIWLSTPTGSASSDEGKVRGRPGMGLPGGVAGMTVSVSKVERADLDVHYHALGTVTAFNTVNIKPRVSGELVKVLFTEGQEVKAGDLLAVVDPRAYRAALAQAEGTLQQNRAQLKNAEIDLERYRGLYAEDSIAKQTLDTQAALLSQYEGTLKTNQGQVDDAKLNLAFTEIRAPISGRLGLRQVDVGNLVSSSDTTPLVVITQVRPIAVVFNLPQQQLGTVVRQLNANQALPVEALDRNKDLTLARGELIAVDNQIDTTTGTVKLKAQFANKSGDNADRSLFPNQFVNVRLLAETLHDVLLIPANAVQRGNDGTYVYVLGEGDKVSQRAITLGISEGEKVVVEKGLAVAEQVVIEGTDRLRDGMSVRVAAAEQVQKDQGEEAGQKPFGQGDGASQSATSQGTEGKTGAAQ, from the coding sequence ATGAGCTCGCATACCGGTAAAGCTTTCACCTTCAGCACACTTCGCCCCTGGTTAATCACCGCCGCCGCTTTTGCCGGCGTGGTGTTGCTGGTCATCTGGCTATCCACCCCGACTGGTTCGGCCTCGTCCGACGAGGGCAAGGTACGAGGGCGGCCGGGGATGGGACTGCCCGGTGGCGTAGCCGGAATGACCGTGAGTGTCAGCAAGGTAGAACGCGCCGATCTTGACGTGCATTACCACGCGCTCGGCACCGTGACCGCCTTCAATACCGTGAATATCAAGCCCCGGGTCAGTGGCGAATTGGTCAAGGTGCTGTTCACCGAGGGCCAGGAAGTGAAGGCTGGCGACTTGCTCGCCGTGGTCGACCCGCGAGCCTATCGTGCCGCGTTGGCACAAGCCGAGGGCACGTTGCAGCAAAACCGGGCGCAGTTGAAAAACGCCGAGATCGACCTCGAACGCTACCGTGGCCTGTATGCCGAAGACTCCATCGCCAAACAGACGCTGGACACTCAGGCGGCCTTGCTCAGTCAATATGAGGGCACCCTGAAGACTAATCAGGGTCAGGTGGATGATGCCAAGCTGAACTTGGCGTTTACCGAGATTCGCGCGCCGATCAGCGGCCGGCTGGGCTTGCGCCAGGTCGACGTCGGTAACCTGGTCAGCTCCAGCGATACCACGCCGCTGGTGGTCATCACCCAGGTGCGGCCGATTGCCGTGGTGTTCAATCTGCCGCAACAGCAACTCGGAACCGTGGTGCGCCAACTCAACGCCAACCAGGCGTTGCCGGTAGAGGCGCTGGATCGCAATAAGGACCTGACCCTGGCTAGGGGTGAGCTCATCGCCGTGGACAACCAGATCGATACCACCACCGGCACGGTCAAGCTCAAAGCCCAATTTGCTAATAAAAGCGGCGACAACGCCGATCGCTCGCTTTTCCCCAATCAGTTCGTCAACGTGCGCCTGCTCGCCGAGACCCTGCATGACGTACTGCTGATCCCGGCTAACGCTGTGCAGCGAGGCAATGACGGCACCTATGTGTATGTGCTCGGCGAAGGCGACAAAGTCAGCCAGCGCGCGATCACCCTGGGTATCAGCGAAGGCGAAAAAGTTGTGGTGGAAAAGGGCCTGGCAGTCGCAGAGCAGGTCGTAATCGAAGGTACCGACCGCCTGCGCGATGGCATGTCGGTACGTGTCGCCGCGGCTGAGCAAGTGCAGAAAGACCAGGGCGAAGAAGCCGGGCAGAAGCCGTTCGGCCAGGGCGATGGCGCCTCTCAAAGCGCTACATCGCAAGGTACAGAGGGTAAGACCGGGGCCGCGCAATGA
- the tpx gene encoding thiol peroxidase, protein MAQVTLRGTPVQVNGELPQAGQKAPAFSLVGTDLSDVTLSSLAGKRKVLNIFPSIDTPTCATSVRKFNAETSKLANTVVLCISADLPFAQARFCGAEGLANVVNLSTMRGAEFLKNYGVAIANGPLAGVAARAVVVLDENDKVLHSELVAEIGSEPNYEAAVAALK, encoded by the coding sequence ATGGCTCAAGTAACCCTGCGAGGCACCCCTGTACAAGTCAACGGCGAGCTGCCGCAAGCTGGCCAAAAAGCCCCGGCATTCAGCCTGGTTGGTACCGATCTAAGCGATGTAACCCTGAGCAGCTTGGCCGGCAAGCGCAAGGTGCTGAACATTTTCCCAAGCATCGATACCCCGACCTGCGCCACCTCCGTGCGTAAGTTCAACGCCGAAACCAGCAAACTGGCCAATACCGTGGTGCTGTGCATTTCCGCTGACCTGCCGTTCGCCCAAGCGCGTTTCTGCGGCGCTGAAGGCCTGGCAAACGTGGTCAACCTATCGACCATGCGCGGCGCCGAATTCCTCAAGAACTATGGCGTCGCTATCGCCAACGGCCCGCTGGCCGGCGTTGCCGCTCGTGCAGTGGTAGTGTTGGACGAGAACGACAAGGTGCTGCACAGCGAGCTGGTTGCCGAGATCGGCAGCGAGCCAAACTATGAGGCTGCTGTAGCTGCTCTCAAGTAA
- a CDS encoding cupin domain-containing protein: MNAAKAITASTVLALGALIAAPALAAEPVMEGHVSIIPSEVKWVDAPAIGPGVKMAVLEGDLKEAVPFTFRIKLPPNSKIATHTHPIFERVTVLSGTFHLGIGETFEPAKARAYPAGGVTMMPTGMPMFAFTGDDGAIIQIHGTGPWGINYLNPAEDPRKK, translated from the coding sequence ATGAACGCAGCAAAAGCTATTACAGCCTCAACCGTGCTCGCTCTAGGGGCGCTTATCGCGGCTCCGGCATTGGCAGCAGAACCGGTCATGGAAGGCCACGTTTCGATTATTCCGTCCGAAGTTAAGTGGGTCGATGCCCCCGCCATCGGACCTGGCGTCAAGATGGCCGTTCTGGAAGGCGATCTGAAGGAAGCCGTGCCGTTCACCTTCCGCATTAAGCTGCCACCCAACTCCAAGATTGCAACCCACACCCATCCCATCTTCGAGCGGGTCACCGTGCTGTCGGGAACCTTCCATTTGGGCATCGGCGAGACGTTCGAACCTGCCAAAGCCAGAGCCTATCCGGCAGGCGGTGTCACCATGATGCCCACAGGCATGCCCATGTTCGCCTTCACTGGTGATGACGGGGCGATCATTCAGATTCACGGCACCGGCCCCTGGGGCATCAATTACCTCAATCCGGCGGAGGACCCCAGAAAGAAATAG
- a CDS encoding methyltransferase domain-containing protein, with the protein MSKSEKGRVTRSPAEVYEEFFVPALFQQWGRRVAAEAGIEPGERVLDVACGTGVLACAAAEIVGPGGAVVGLDPNEEMLAVARRKSARVEWQVGRAEALPFPDESFDAVVSQFGFMFFEDRRAALREMLRVLRPGGRLAVAVCDALEHSPGYAALAELLQRLFGDSVADAFRAPFVLGDPELLLTICREAEVAEAKVMQHLGTVRFASIKSMISTERACVWTLGGMLDDAQFELLQKEAEQALRAFVTTDGAVAFAMPTLIVTATKPGGTESAWVS; encoded by the coding sequence ATGAGCAAGAGCGAAAAAGGGCGAGTCACCCGCTCGCCTGCCGAGGTGTATGAGGAATTTTTCGTCCCGGCGCTGTTTCAGCAGTGGGGGCGGCGGGTCGCGGCCGAGGCGGGCATAGAACCGGGTGAGCGGGTGCTTGATGTGGCCTGTGGCACTGGTGTGCTTGCCTGCGCTGCGGCCGAGATCGTCGGGCCCGGCGGGGCGGTCGTGGGCCTCGACCCCAACGAAGAGATGCTCGCGGTGGCCCGGCGCAAGAGCGCGCGGGTCGAGTGGCAGGTCGGGCGGGCCGAGGCGCTGCCTTTCCCGGACGAAAGCTTCGATGCGGTGGTCAGCCAGTTCGGCTTCATGTTCTTCGAGGATCGGCGTGCCGCCCTGCGGGAAATGCTGCGGGTACTGCGGCCGGGCGGGCGACTGGCCGTCGCCGTGTGCGATGCGCTCGAGCATTCGCCCGGCTACGCCGCGCTCGCCGAGCTGTTGCAACGGCTTTTCGGCGATAGCGTGGCGGACGCGTTCCGCGCGCCCTTCGTGCTCGGTGATCCGGAACTGTTGCTTACCATTTGTCGCGAGGCGGAGGTTGCCGAGGCGAAAGTCATGCAGCACTTGGGAACGGTTCGCTTCGCCTCGATCAAATCCATGATCTCCACCGAGCGGGCGTGCGTGTGGACGCTTGGCGGCATGCTCGACGACGCGCAGTTCGAGCTGCTACAGAAGGAAGCTGAGCAGGCGCTCCGAGCGTTTGTGACGACCGACGGCGCGGTCGCTTTCGCGATGCCAACCCTCATAGTCACGGCCACCAAGCCGGGCGGCACCGAGTCCGCTTGGGTCTCCTAA